One region of Oryza glaberrima chromosome 7, OglaRS2, whole genome shotgun sequence genomic DNA includes:
- the LOC127779322 gene encoding uncharacterized protein LOC127779322 translates to MALVPAAAAAATTGVGEGDFWNVGDGVVYVLDQSGPLLRMDLLLGVLRRLRGGAAVARARDACRSWRAVLSDDLSDPIVDAARRLQRRQEEPRPPRTRKRSGRRAKGDGIPPPRHGRRPRRKPAEFRMNVLDSSTEESENSENPRYPVSHIPHRSRSTSAMAPPTRQPRSGGRRKRRMAAAGDGGGCVAALMPEEMVREVLLRLPAKAAARFRAVCRPWRATLSDQRFVAAHAARRGALLVATGAPCRTSRGSGGHVDLVGLAGDVVRRTGAEEGVLELSTCGDLACVVGTDRRARVLHPVTGAGADDPLPHDLAEENKPWAGWRLEERFHAFTHAFGRASSTGEYKVLRVASLSPDLRVEQLVEVLALDRAGRAHAGARWRGMPRPPFHLAGASNAGMAVVAGVVHFLAVDIPLPFLPFEHDDDDIHHGAIARFDLDTEQWRPLLRGPLNIHQIQQDNDLSPPLLTLTELKGFLVTVHRDRSHQSSSMDLWFLIDSEEETWVKEYKIQIHLRPREFYAHPLLVLDERMIVFCVRPKGRVMVYDLETGKCKDLGVGDCVEVGVYKGCLLSSGSVVVDNDKEHHLIRR, encoded by the exons ATGGCgctcgtccccgccgccgccgccgccgccacaaccgGCGTCGGGGAGGGCGACTTCTGGaacgtcggcgacggcgtcgtctaCGTCCTCGATCAGTCCGGCCCGCTGCTCCGAATGGACCTGCTGCTCGGCGTCCTGCGGCGACTCCGGGGCGGCGCCGCTGTGGCGCGCGCCCGCGACGCGTGCCGGTCGTGGCGCGCCGTGCTCTCCGACGATCTCTCCGACCCGATCGtcgacgccgcgcgccgcctccagcggcggcaggaggagccGCGCCCCCCGCGCACGCGCAAGCGCAGCGGCAGGCGTGCGAAGGGAGACGGGATCCCGCCGCCGCGACACggccggcgacctcgccggaagCCCGCGGAGTTTAGGATG AATGTTCTAGACTCTTCCACTGAGGAATCTGAAAATTCTGAAAATCCCAGATACCCAGTATCCCACATTCCCCATCGCTCTCGAAGCACGTCAGcgatggcgccgccgacgagacaGCCGCGATCTGGTGGACGGAGGAAGCGACGgatggcggccgccggcgatggcggtggctgCGTCGCGGCCCTGatgccggaggagatggtgcgcGAGGTGTTGCTGCGCCTCCCGGCCAAGGCGGCCGCCCGCTTCCGCGCCGTGTGCCGGCCGTGGCGCGCCACGCTCTCGGACCAGCGCTTCGTCGCCGCGCACGCCGCGCGCCGGGGCGCCCTGCTTGTCGCCACCGGCGCCCCGTGCCGTACCAGCCGCGGGTCGGGCGGCCACGTCGACCTCGtgggcctcgccggcgacgtcgtgcGGCGGACGGGCGCGGAGGAGGGCGTCCTGGAGCTGTCCACGTGCGGCGATCTGGCCTGCGTCGTCGGGACGGACAGGAGGGCGCGCGTCCTCCACCcggtcaccggcgccggcgccgacgacccgCTGCCGCACGACCTCGCCGAGGAGAACAAGCCATGGGCGGGGTGGCGGCTCGAGGAGAGGTTCCACGCGTTCACCCACGCGTTCGGCCGCGCCTCCTCGACGGGCGAGTACAAGGTGCTCCGCGTGGCGAGCCTCTCCCCCGACCTGCGCGTCGAGCAGCTCGTCGAGGTCCTCGCCCTCgaccgcgccggccgcgcccacgccggTGCGAGGTGGAGAGGCATGCCGAGGCCGCCGttccacctcgccggcgccagcaACGCCGGcatggccgtcgtcgccggcgtcgtgcaCTTCTTGGCAGTTGACAtacccctccccttcctccccttcgagcacgacgacgacgacatccaCCACGGCGCCATTGCTCGCTTCGACCTCGACACCGAGCAATGGAGGCCGCTTCTCCGTGGACCACTCAACATCCATCAGATCCAACAAGACAACGATCTGTCGCCGCCATTGCTGACCTTGACCGAGCTGAAAGGCTTCTTGGTTACAGTTCATCGCGATCGATCTCATCAATCATCATCAATGGATCTTTGGTTTCTGATCGACTCTGAAGAAGAAACCTGGGTCAAAGAATACAAAATTCAGATCCACCTTCGCCCTCGAGAATTCTACGCGCATCCATTGTTGGTGTTGGATGAGAGGATGATCGTGTTCTGCGTGCGACCCAAGGGGAGGGTGATGGTGTATGATCTGGAGACAGGGAAATGCAAGGATTTGGGTGTTGGTGATTGTGTTGAGGTTGGTGTGTACAAGGGATGTTTGTTGAGTTCAGGTAGTGTTGTTGTTGACAATGACAAGGAGCACCATCTCATCAGAAGATAA